One Aegilops tauschii subsp. strangulata cultivar AL8/78 chromosome 2, Aet v6.0, whole genome shotgun sequence genomic window, GTTACGGCGGGATGGTAGTGTCACAAAGAACGTAAAAGAAAGGTGCGCGTAAAGAAGAATAAGTAGAtagaaaataaaggaaaaaatGGTTTGTAGTGGCATGAGTTTTTTTTACCTTTGTTAATGAAGCAAGTGAAAACTGGAGAACATGGCTTGCATCTAATTCTGAAATCGCCTTACTCGGGACTATCAGATTTGTGGCCAAATTTGTACATGATCTTAATATTTTATTGGATGATCAAAAGTACTTTGCTGATGGCAATGGAAAGAGGCCAATACAACCTGATGTGCTAATAGAAAAATATTAGCAAACAACAATCTatctaaataaataaaagaggaaaTGTTTGTAGTGGCATGAGTTTTTTTTTACCTCAAGCAAGAGAAACCGAAGAAGGTAGCTTCCGTATAACCCTGAAATCAGCTTACTCAGTACAATCAGTTTTGATGCTAAATTTGTACatgatctaagtattttattgcGTGATCGAAGTACTTTGTTGGTCACAATGGAAAGAGGACAATGCAACCTGATGTGCTAATAGAAAATTATTACCAAATAACAATTTATCTGCATAAATATGTTAATCAGAAAAGGGATTAAAAAATGACCTGGAGGGCGTCAGAATCAGAATATATTGAAATATACTACTCCCTCAgaataatataagagcatttttgttatgggacggagggagtactacaataCAAACCGCTTGTGTACACAACTTCAATGAAGTCCCAGCTTTATATTTCTGACTTTCTCGAAAAGGTGACTTCCTCAACCTACATAGGCTACATAATCTAATTAAGCATCCTTGATTGCAACCAAAACGGTGACAATTTGTGCTGGAAACATACAAAGGAATCACCGGATTTAAGCGCCAGACCTGTAGGCATTTTCTTCCCCATAAAACAACTTGATGTGCTGCAGCAGAATCAGCAGACATGGTGCGGAGTAGGTGGAGTGCGCAGACGGTGGACAATCGGGAGTCATGGCGGTCGTCCTGTGCCGTGATTACTGCTCATGTAGAGGATCAAAATAAGACAGATGAGTGAAGAAAACAACATGAGACCGGGGAACAAAAAAAaagatgagagagagagagagagaggcgtgAGATTCCAGGTAGCAGATGTAGCTAGCTTGTGTACGCATTTGTGTAGGGCGCAACTGCGGCAGACTTGGAGCGACCTGCTGGGGGAAGAGGGGTACAGCGAGATGGGGCGCAAGGGTGGGGAGACACGGAAGAATCAGATGGGCGAGGAGGGGTACAACAAGGAGGGGTGCAGCAAGGGCTGGCGGACTGGGAAGGATCAGATCGGGGAGGATGGGTACAGCGAGATGGGCcgcaaggaggggggggggggggtgagcaCCATTGACGTGTCGGACGGCGAGCCCTAAAGGTGTAAGAGGGTGATCCTGACCGAAGACAATGAGGTGGTTGCTCGGTAAGGAAGGGGAAACGATGGGTTCCAAGAATATGGTGCCCCTCGGTTAGAAATCATTGCAATTATGGCTGGAATAAATGGGACACTATTTTTTTTGGAACACCCGATCTAAGTAACTGAAGATGATGTGGCATCAGGAATAAATGGGTAGGAGGAAACACATTACGTGCCTGCATTGCTGAGGTGGAGTAGTTGCATGCTAAGATAAATAGGTTAGCGGGGATGGATCTCTTAGGTATATAGTATTCGATCTACACATTGAGAAACAACCAATGCATGGATCGAATTTTGATTTGAAATTGTGTGGCAAGATTAATGATGTTGTGACAATATTGCcaatttttctcagatttttcatGACCATTAGTGGTGCTGATTGGCCCTCTAGCACACTAGTATGCCTCATGTGGCAAGTGCATGCTTTACACCCTTGTTCTTTTCCCTTTCAGTTCTTCTTTTTAACTTATGAAAGTTTCTAACATAATTAATTAATTGCAAGATTGTAAGATGAAATGGTCTGACCTCCAACTTTTTTTCTCTTGTAGCTACGCCCAAATTTTTGTGATGCATGGTCAAACCTTGCAAGTGCATATACACGCAAAGGTAGACTGAATGAAGCAGCACAATGCTGTAAACAAGCGCTTCTCCTGAACCCACGTTTGGTATGTGTATTCACACGTTTCCAGTAATTCTGCTTGTTCATTCTGTGAGTTGACATTTGTTATTCCATAATTTAGGTTGATGCACATAGTAATCTGGGGAATCTAATGAAAGCCCAGGGTCTTGTGCAAGAGGTAAGCAAGTTGTGTTGGCTTCGATAACAAGTGGTACCGTTGAATGATCCTTATTACGTCATCTGATTGCATCTTCAGGCATATGCTTGCTACCTTGAAGCAATACGAATAGATCCACACTTTGCAATTGCATGGTCGAATCTTGCCGGCCTGTTTATGGAGGTTGGGGACCTCAATAAGGCTATGCAGTATTACAAGGTAAATGCCACAATGGTGCAAGCTTTTGGTGGAATTGAGAAATATCTGCTGTGTAttaaaaagcttcaacctgaatTCTATATACTAAAGTTCAATGTATGTGAACCGAATAGATGTATATTGGTACCTTGTGAATAAAGCTGAGTGGATTGAAGTGTTCTATGAGTTACTATGCTACAACTAGTTCATTATTACTATAAACAGGAAACTGTTATGTAGAGCATTACTTATTTAATCCAGGAGTGGGGAAGAGGAGTATATCATCTACTGACGTTGCTCTATGTGTGATTGTACACAAGAGGTTGTCGTTGATACGTTATTGAGTGGCGACATAATGGGCTGAACCTACTTTTTAAAATTGTGGAAAGAAATATGTAGGTTGGTACTGACATTTGGTACTGTGAGTAGCAATACAAATGGGCTTCTCTCTTGTTAGTTCCGGTTGAATGGCTTGCCGTTCTTTTACAGCAAAGCTAATATTTAGCTTTCATGAAGTTCCCGATGTTGAAGTGTACATGTGGATTGCCTAGCCCTTTCCATCAGTTTGGacttttggttgcattggctagtgcatgaagcaTAACATTGTATCAGACTATCAGGGTctaaggtcttgagttcaagtccTGGCTTTCGCGGTTTATCCAAAAATTGCTGCTTCCCCCCTCTGTGTCCACGTATAGGCTCTTGAGCCATACCTCTTAGTCTATTCACGTGTTGACTTCCCGCATCACACGTGTGAGGGTGTGTTGAAGTGTATATGTGGATTGTCTAGCCCTTTCCATCAGTTTGGACTTTTTGTtgcgttggctagtgcatgaagccTAACACCCAAGTGCCACTGAGATGTTTAGTGCCTTGCTAAAAAAGAGAACTTCTCTGAGAAGGCGAAATGAAAGAGCTAATGCTTACTATACTTTTCTTGTTCTTGACTTATTTTGGGGTGTGATTATCGTTATGACTGTAAAAATCTTAAATCCTTTTACGTGCTTCCTTGATATTCTCTGTAAAGTTCTTTGAGATGCCATTTACGGAGCACTGTTGTGGCATACTGGTGATGATCATTTTCAGAAAACAATGCGAATATGttatgttatatatatatacaaatAAAAAATAGGTATATATTGCTTCGAAGAAACATGGTCCCATTGATTCCAGTTAAAATTCCAATCTGTGCTAGAATCCTAAAACCCATGCTGGTGAACTTTAGGTTTGCTCATGACTCTGGACGTTCTGTAGATGGTTCACATTAAATTTGTGTATTAGGTTCATTGCCTAAACTATGCTTTGATGCTGCATATAGTTTATCATTTGTAATATTACATTGAGTTATCTTATCAATAAACGCATTGAGGTATAAATTAGCATTTCAAGTAGTGCGGTGGAAGTTGAAAATGCCCAAAATGTTATATTTGTGTATATATTGGTTGAAATAATTACTTTATGTTATGTTTATCGAGGCTATTTTGATGGCATTTCAGCCCCTAGTATGTGTCAAGGAACTTGTATACTAATTTTGTGATGTATCCATGTCACACTTATATGCTATTCAATCATGTTTTACAGTATTTTCATGCAATCAACTCCTGGTATGGTCACAAAATTAAAATCAGCATCTCCCTCTTTTGTACTAGCCCTTTAAATTTTGACGTGGAGTTCAAAATGTATTAGAAAAGAAAATGTATTAGAAAATAAAAATGACATTTTTAATGAATGTTCGCATTTGTCTATATgttttttcttttcattttgatCACTTCTCGGATTATCTCATTCTTGTTACTCTTTATCGTATAGTGAATTTGAACTTGAAACTGTACATAGGTGGAGTAAATTGGCAATTAAGTACATGTGATTTTTTGGGAGAAGTATTTCCGTGTTCATAAATGCCTAACCAAAGACGATAAAATAATCGTGGCAAAGGGTGATCACATAGCAATTGTTTTATATGTGTACTGTAGCTCCATATAGTGCTTGCTTGTTATATTCTCACAGATAGATGGTTGATTTGCTTTATACCCTCCTGACTGGCTTGCTGATGGCCATGATTTGAGTGGTACCAATGCTCTTTTTTCGTCTTGAAATATTGCAGGAAGCTGTTAAGCTTAAGCCATCTTTTGCTGATGCACATCTTAATCAAGGGAATGTTTACAAGGTAAGTCTTATGAACTATGTCAGTAGCTTATGGCCTTGGGCGTTGTGAATGATTGGTTATGGAGCAAATGTTTCGGTGTGTCCAGGCTATGGGAATGCTCCAGGAGGCAGTTTCTTGTTATCAGCGTGCTTTGCAGGCACGCCCCGACTACGCCATGGCTTACGGTATGCACAATTGCTTTATTTTGTGTGTGAGGATGTATGGTAGGTTTGGTTTGTGTCCAACAACTACAATGCTCATTGTTGGCAAGCCATTTTCTTGGTCATAGACTGAACGAATGTTAGTCTTAGAATTATATTTGCAAGAATTCTTGTCATCATTCATCACTTGGCATGGAGAAATCAAAAGAGGAATCCTGTGAACAATTGTTAGTGTGCCAATACAATACCGATGATTATAGCAAACATCCAAAAGCAGCTAGAATAGGGCCAGGCAAACTAAATATTGACAACTACCAAACAATTGTATTCCATTGGCTTTGgctaaaagttggcatggtacctGTTGGATATTGACTAAACCTACCATTACTCCTTAGTATTTTGCAATTTTGTGGAGTGTAAATACTAATTCAGTGACATTTGCCCTCTCGAGTCCATTTATTTAGATGTTCATCATGGATGAGATATGTACAAGCTCACAAGAGAGTGGTCATTTCTTTACCTTCAAAGTAGACCCTTAGTATACCTCGTAATGCAAAGGACGGGGGGACATTTTCATGCAGGTAATCTTGCCACTATCTACTATGAGCAACGCCAGCTTGATATGGCAATTCATTGTTACAATCAGGCTATACTATGTGATTCTCGGTTTGTGGAAGCATACAATAACATGGTAAGTTCTGGAAGTGCTCATTGTTCATTACTGACTGGACAATAGTTTTGTTGGTTACTTCACTTGGCTAACATTTTCTATCTTTCATAGGGCAATGCACTTAAAGATGCTGGGAGAGTAGAAGAGGCAATTAATTGCTTCCAAGTATGTTCCACTTCATTACTGTAAATTTCCATATTTTATTCCACTTCTAATGTATTCACTTTTTTGGTGCAGTCGTGCCTTGTATTACAGGCAAACCATCCACAGGCTCTTACTAACCTAGGAAACATCTATATGGAGTGGTAAGATTCTCCTACCTATTTAATGTTTGATACCTTACCACATTGAGGTCCTTCTACTTATAAACTTTTCCTTTTTTGCAGGAACATGATAAGTACTGCTGCTTCATTCTACAAAGCAGCAATTGCCGTTACATCTGGGTTGTCTTCGCCACTCAACAATTTAGCAGTCATATACAAGCAACAGGTACTAGCTTGAAAGATTTCGTTTtgtatatactccctccgtcccaaattacttgtcgcagaatggatgtatctagacgtatgacggagggagtaatattttAGAGAATTGTGCTTATTGCTTTTGCTGTCTGAGACTTTCTCTGAGATTTCGTTTTGTTTATCCTTTTTCGTGATATTGTTCATCTTTGTGTGCATCAGGGAAGCTACGCTGATGCTATTGCATGTTACACCGAAGTTCTTCGTATAGATCCTACTGCAGCTGATGCACTTGTTAATAGAGGAAATACATTTAAGGAGTTTGGAAGAGTGGCCGAGGCAATTCAGGATTACATACAGGCTGTGACAATCAGGCCAAATATGGCGGAAGCCCACGCGAACTTAGCCTCAGCTTATAAAGATAGGTACTACTTAGTAATTAAGATAATATTGCGGTTTGGTGATACATCCAGTTATTATAGCGATCTTATGTTTCTAGTTGAATTTTAATTTATGAAATGTGATCTTTCCCCTGTAGTGGACATCAAGAAGCAGCTATAGCTAGCTATAAACAAGCTCTTTGTCTGCGTCCTGATTTTCCAGAAGTAACGTGCAACCTTCTTCATACTCTACAGGTTCAATCCAGTTTACATGATTGTGTAATTTTTTCAATCAAAACACTGAAGCATACTATTACCTGTACAACTTGAGACGTTCTCCACGTGTAACCCTGTAGACCACGAGAGCTAATTTATATCTGTACTACTTGCTGTATAATTCTTTTCATGTAAAAAATTATTGATTTTTTGTATGTTAGCTTGGATATTTAATGTTTGATGTCCCCAGAAAGCAAGCTAATGCTAAGTTCTAGTTGCATACAAATGCAGCTATGCCCAGCAAAGCAGTAATTTAAAAAATGCCACCCTTGTTTGTTTCACTGCAGAGTGTTTGTGACTGGGAAAACAGAGATACTATGTTCCGTGAAGTTGAAGAGATAATCAGACGGCAGATAAAGGTGCCCCTTTGTGATAAATTTTATTTCCTAAAGTCTGGTAGAGATAGGTAACGCTGAATAATGAAATTGTCAAGAGTCATGACGAAGCTTTGGTTATTGTCTCAATAGATGTCACTTCTGCCAAGCGTGCAGCCATTTCATGCTATTGCTTATCCTATTGATCCTTTGCTCGCCTTGGAaattaggtatatatatatatatatcctctTGGCTCTTACTGCACTATTATTTGCATCATCAGTGATATTTTCTGCTTCATTATTTACACTAATATTTTTTCCTTGGCAGCCGCAAATATGCGATCCAGTGTTCATTAATTGCTTCTCGCTTTGGTTTGCCACCATTTGTCCACCCACCCCCTTTACCAGTGAAGGCAGAGGGTAAACATGCCCGACTCAGGGTTGGGTACGTCTAAATGCGCCGCGATCAATATTGTTGGGCTCCAGCAACAACTGAGTAATTGGCATTTGAATTTTGCAGATATGTTAGTAGTGATTTTGGTAATCACCCGCTTTCCCATCTCATGGGTTCAGTATTTGGTATGCATGACCGTGACAATGTTGAGGTAATTCaccttttctttttctctttacACCTTGTTGATTTATTGTATCAACAACATATCAAATGTGATGGCAGGTTTTTTGCTATGCGTTGAGTCAAAATGATGGCACTGAATGGAGACAGCGTATCCAGGCTGAGGCAGAGCATTTCATTGATGTGTCTGCCATGACATCTGATGTGATAGCCAAAATGATAAATGAAGACAAAATACAAGTTTTAATCAATCTTAATGGCTACACAAAGGTAATACTTTCACGTCTTTCCATAACCCCTTATCTGTCTCCTTGTATTAACTTCTGTCCAGGACAACCTCATGCTATTACTCTGGTTTTCTCTTCATGTTTTGCATTTGCTTTTATTCACATTGAGCAGGCATATGCTATTCTCAAAGTTGCTAGGTGGATCACTAAAtattttgtactccctccgttcctaaatatttgtctttttagagatttcaaatagtcaccgcatacggatgtatatagacatattttagagtgtagattcactcattttgttccgtatgtagtcaccatttgaaacctctagaaagacaaatatttaggaacggagggagtactatactgtacaatgaagtgttctttaaaaaaaaataaaaaatgcaatTCAGCATCTCTCTGAAAAATGTTATCAGTCTGCCTCATGCTTTCAAGTTAAACAGGGTGCGAGGAATGAAATTTTCGCGATGCAACCAGCACCTATTCAAGTTTCGTACATGGGGTTCCCAGGGACGACAGGTGCTTCTTACATAGACTACTTGGTCACAGATGAGGTCTGAGTTTTTTAAACAACGTTCTGTGATTTTTGATTCGCAATATTTTCTTAGCTTTATGTTCAATtaattgaagttttcttgttgtTTAACAATATTTGCAGTTTGTTTCTCCAACTCGCTATGCACATATATACTCTGAAAAGCTTGTTCATCTCCCACATTGCTATTTCGTCAATGACTACAAGCAGGTTCATTTCATTTTGCTCTATGTTCTTTCTGCTCTCATTCTTTCATGGTGTTTCTAACTATGGGCACTATACCAGAAAAATTGTGATGTCTTAGGTCCGGTATGTCCGCATGAAAGATCAGATTATGGGTTACCCAAGGATAAATTCATCTTTGCATGCTTTAATCAGCTCTACAAGATGGACCCAGAAATATTTGATACATGGTAACGTTCTATTACCTGTACTTCTCTGCAGTTTGTCATAAACATACATAGATACATTACGTAATTTTTGTAGAGATGATGGTAATGTTTGTGCACTATCTTTTGAAGGTGTAATATTGTCAAGCGTGTTCCAAACAGTGTATTATGGCTCCTAAGGTTTCCAGCCACTGGTGAAATGAGAGTAAAAGCACGTAAGCAGATTGAATATTTCTCTGTTGCCTGAACTTTTCATCTCGAAAGAAGAATGACATGAGGCAACAGAATTTAACATATACAATACTGGAATGCTATTTCTATGCAGATGCTGCTGCAAGGGGAGTGAGCCCTGATCAGATCATTTTCACAGATGTTGCGATGAAACATGAGCATATCCGAAGAAGTGAATTAGCAGACCTCTTCCTTGACACGTATGCACTTAACCAGCTTTTTCACTTGTTCTGTGTGATAGGCATATTGGTTCATACTTCATACTGATACTTGGCCTATATTTTTGGTCTGTCTTTGTGAACTTCCCACATCACAGGCCCCTTTGCAATGCACACACAACTGGTACCGACATTCTTTGGGCTGGCTTGCCAATGATAACACTTCCTCTAGAGAAAATGGCAACCAGAGTAGCTGGCTCCCTTTGTTTAGCGACTGGGCTTGGGGATGAGATGATTGTTAGCAGGTAAGTATTGATTAGAAGCTGGTTTATTTGTAAGCTGCGTGGGACGGCATGGTGCATGCACATTTACCCTTTTCTGATTGTAGCACGAAGGAGTACGAAGACCGAGCAGTTGAATTGGCGACAAACCCGGCAAAACTCCAAGCACTGACCAATAAGCTTAAAGAAGTTCGTTTAACCTGTCCTTTATTTGACACTGCTCGATGGGTAAGATTTCTGTGTGATACTCCCTGGCATGTCATTTCTAGGCAGTAAGTAGATTCTGATGAGCTCTGCTTGCCAACCATTTCAGGTTCGGAACCTTGATAGGGCGTACTTCAAGATGTGGAACATTTATTGCTCTGGGCGTCATCCGGAGCCGTTTAAGGTAAAAGAAGACGACAGTGAGTTCCCATATGACAGATGAGGAGCATGAAATCCCGGCTGTGTAGATAAAAAGCAGAGTTGTAGCGTAGTACAATCATGTAACTCGTTTGGCTGCGCCCTG contains:
- the LOC109782465 gene encoding uncharacterized protein, which codes for MLSLRSDARHLAAPVVRGGDDVWLGVSGGAGPAPEGPAPAAAFLLPPVSLDARAKQLVGVNEEDHLILAHQSYKSGKYSQALEHGNAVYEKNPRRTDNLLLLGAIYFQLRDYDLCIAKNEEALAIDPQFAECYGNMANAWKEKGDIDLAIRFYLTAIQLRPNFCDAWSNLASAYTRKGRLNEAAQCCKQALLLNPRLVDAHSNLGNLMKAQGLVQEAYACYLEAIRIDPHFAIAWSNLAGLFMEVGDLNKAMQYYKEAVKLKPSFADAHLNQGNVYKAMGMLQEAVSCYQRALQARPDYAMAYGNLATIYYEQRQLDMAIHCYNQAILCDSRFVEAYNNMGNALKDAGRVEEAINCFQSCLVLQANHPQALTNLGNIYMEWNMISTAASFYKAAIAVTSGLSSPLNNLAVIYKQQGSYADAIACYTEVLRIDPTAADALVNRGNTFKEFGRVAEAIQDYIQAVTIRPNMAEAHANLASAYKDSGHQEAAIASYKQALCLRPDFPEVTCNLLHTLQSVCDWENRDTMFREVEEIIRRQIKMSLLPSVQPFHAIAYPIDPLLALEISRKYAIQCSLIASRFGLPPFVHPPPLPVKAEGKHARLRVGYVSSDFGNHPLSHLMGSVFGMHDRDNVEVFCYALSQNDGTEWRQRIQAEAEHFIDVSAMTSDVIAKMINEDKIQVLINLNGYTKGARNEIFAMQPAPIQVSYMGFPGTTGASYIDYLVTDEFVSPTRYAHIYSEKLVHLPHCYFVNDYKQKNCDVLGPVCPHERSDYGLPKDKFIFACFNQLYKMDPEIFDTWCNIVKRVPNSVLWLLRFPATGEMRVKAHAAARGVSPDQIIFTDVAMKHEHIRRSELADLFLDTPLCNAHTTGTDILWAGLPMITLPLEKMATRVAGSLCLATGLGDEMIVSSTKEYEDRAVELATNPAKLQALTNKLKEVRLTCPLFDTARWVRNLDRAYFKMWNIYCSGRHPEPFKVKEDDSEFPYDR